CACCCAAGCCGCGTCGAAGCCGCAAGAAGGTGCCGGCTCCACCGCCGGAGCAAAAACCATGACGCCAGCGGAACGCGCCGCATGGGAAGGACGCTTTCTGACGTTTCTCTCCCGCGAAGGCGCGAAGGCGGATGCCGCCCATGATCTAGGCCATGTGCGGCGGGTGGTTGGCTCGGCCATGGATCTGTGCCCGCAGGAAAGCGCGGATCCCGACATCGTCTTCGCGGCCGCCTGGCTCCACGACTGCGTGGCGGTTCCCAAGGACTCGCCGTTGCGATCGCAAGCCAGTCGGCTGTGCGCGGCGGCGGCCTCGGAATTCCTGCGCGAGGCGGGCTGGGCGCCAAGTCAGATTCCGTCCATCCATCACGCCATCGAGGCCCACTCCTTTTCCGCAGGGATCGATCCCAACACGGTGGAAGCGCGTGTGGTGCAGGACGCCGATCGTCTGGACGCGCTGGGCGCCCACGGCCTGGCCCGTTGCATCGCCACCGGCGCCAGCATGGGCACCGGCTTGGTGCATCCCACCGACCCTTGGGCCCGCGATCGCCCGTTGGACGACGTGCGTTGGTCGGTGGACCACTTCTTCGCCAAGCTCTTCAAGCTCCCGGCGATGATGCGCACCGAAGCCGGCCGAGCAGAAGCCGAACGGAGAGCGGAGGTGCTGCGCGTGTTCCTCAGGGAACTGGCGCGGGAGCGAGGCGAGGCTGCGCCGGTCTGATCGGGCCATCCTGACAGAATTTGCGTCCCAGGGCATCGAAGCCGCTTGCCTGGATGTGATCCGCAGGGCGCCAACGGGCGCGAAGCCCCGACTGGCCGCTCTTGCGCGCCTCCTCCAGGAAGGTGACCATCTGGCCCAGGTAGGGTTCCACCGTGGTGCCGGTACCGTGGCCTCCTCCGGATACCTTGGTGAACTTGCTGGGCACGCCGGCCGCGCGCAGGGCCACGTCCAGGAAATGGCTCTCGCACAGCGGCACGGTCTGGTCGGAGGTGCCGTGCACGATGAAAAACGGGGGATCCTTGGCGTCCACGTAGGTGATGGGGTTGGCCAGAGCGACCAGATCCTTCATGGACTGGGTAGCCCCACCCAGGAGCATTCCTTCGGGGGACGAAGCCCCGCTGTGGTCCATGCTGCTTCCGCACGAATCCATCTTCACCAGAGTGGTGGGCCCGAACCAGTCGGCCGCCGCGTGGACGGAGCTGGAAAAGGCCGTATTGGGCCCCAGTGCACCTTCGATGTCGGCGGTGGCCGACCCCACGGTCTTGGACTTCACTCCGCCGCTGGTGCCTGTCAAGGCGGTCAGGTGTCCGCCCGACGACTCTCCCGAAATGGCGATGAAGGAGGTGTCGAACTTGTACTTGGCGGCGTTCGCCCGCACCCAGCGAACCACCGCCTTGATGTCCTGGATCTGGGCCGGGAACTTGGCGTCGGAGCTGGAACGATGGTTGGGCTGCACCACGGCGTAGCCGGATTTGAGCACGGCGTTGCCGATCGCGCTCGCCGAGGAACCCTTCCCGCTGTTGCTCATCCAGGCGCTGCCGTACACGTAGATCAACACCGGGTACTTGTCGGCGGTCTTGGTGGGGATGTAGACGTCCAGGTTGTGGTAGGCCTTGCCGTCGCCCACGTAGTTCTGGTCGGCGGTTCGCGTCTGACAGAATCCGACACCAGAGAGGATGGCGACCAGACAGGAGATCTTCCCCACGCGGGACTGTAGCGGTGATGGGCTGGCGTTGGACATGGCTCCTCCAAAAGAACGGAAACGACGATACCGACACCGATTCGTCTCGATGGACTTCGGCACGTGCCCCTACGTTACCTGCCCCACCGCGATGCCAGCAGGAGAAACCAGCCCCTCTTCGTGGTGGATCCGACCACACGACACCATCGGCAACCCTCAGCGCAGATCGTCGCGATCGATGCCGTAGAGGCGCGGGTCATCGATCCAAAGTTCGCCCGCCCCCTGCATCCAAAACGACAAGTGGGTGAGCGAATCGCGCACTTCGTCCCAGCGGGCTCCGCCGGAAGAACGCGCCGCCGTATCGAAAGAGCCGGGAACGATCCGGATCCTTTGCCAAGAAGTGTCCAACGCGATCGCGCTCCAGGCGACCACCTGGATTCCCGCTCCCGCCCTTTCCAGCGCCCCACGCGCATCCCCTTTGCCTCGCGCCCAGAAGACGATGGAATCGATGGAGCGCAGCGATTTCGGCGAGGGAACCAACAATGCCGCCGCCAGCGCGACCGGATCGGCACTCGATCCGGTGGAAACGAGCCGCACCGCGTGCCCCGCCCTTCCCATTGCGGAAAGCGTGATCCCCGTTCCGGCGCTGGTCGCCAAATACCAGCTGGAGCTGTCGGGCAATCGCGTCTTGATACTGCCACCTTCGAAGTCGTCCACCAGCACGGAGGTCAGCTCCACCCTTTGGCTATCCGGAATCCCCGACCACACCGACGCTGGGTTCTCACGCCGCGCGGCGGGCAAACCCTGCCATACAGCAAGCCTCGCCCCCTTCTCCAGAAGCTCGCCATCCAGCCTCACGCGCAAGCGAGCTTGGCGCCTTGGAGGATCCCAGAGCAGGATTTCAAAGGGAAGACTCGATCCATCCATTCGTCGGAGATCGAGATCGCGACCGGCTGGGTCGAGGCCACGGAAAATGAAATTGCCCGAATCCAGTCGAAGCGTCGCCACGGTGGGAACACCTTTGGGTCGATTCCATTCGGGAAGCAGAGAATCCACGCGGAACTCGCGTGCGGAGATCGCATTTTCGGTTTCGGCGGTCCCCCCCGACGATCGATCCGCCGAGCAACCGCCCAGCCAAAGTCCCAATGCCAGCACAACGGATCGCGACGCGTTCATTTGCGCTCCTTGGCGATCTCGGAGACCGGGAAAAACGCCATGGCAAGCTGCATCACGCGATCGGGTTTGGCGGTGGATTCCGCCTGTTTCTGGATCTGGCGGCGACACTCGCGCAGGATCTCCCCGATGGCCTCGAAGGATGGGCCATCCACCGGAATCGTGAGGGTGGACACGTCGCGGAGGTCCTTGGAGTATCGATGCAACGACTCCACGGCAAGTTGCAGTATTTGTCTTTGGTAGGCGTGCACCGATTGCGCCTTGGCCTCACCCCCCGCCGTCAAATGGAGGTCGGACAGCTTCCATCTCCCGGACCCGGCCCGCTTCACCAGGCCCAGCTCCACCAAAAGCTCGAAGGATGCCTGGGCTTCCCGAGGCGGGATGGGCGGAGAGACATTCGCGGCCAATTCCTCGAAGACCGCCCGTCCTTCGTGGACTTCCAGCAGGGACCGGACCACGGAGGTCCACCAGTCGCGATAGAACAGGAGTTCGCGCGATTCCAGGGACTTGCGCGCCACATCCTGCATCCGTCTGGCTCGCTCCAGAACCTCGGCGCGCCCCTTGGCGCCCCGCTCGCGGGCGTAGGCCACCAAGAGCTGGAAGTATTCCGCCTCGCGGCTGGACAGACCAAGGAACTCCACGACCCGCGACTGGCACCGCACCGGCAGATGGCTCTTCCCGTGGACGATCTTGTAGAAATTGCTGCCGTCCAGCCCCAACTGTTCTCCCAGTCTCCGGTAGGAGAGTTCGGGATCGCCTTCCCGACGCTCCAGATAGGAGTCGTTGAGGTACTTGCGGTAATCCAGGTATTCGAAGACCGGCCTCATGAAGACTTCCATTGTACCGTCCCGCGCCACACCAGGCTTGCCGCCAAATTCCTGGGGGCAAATCGGAAATGCGCCATCAGCGGTCGGATCGGAAAGATCCATTCAAAGTCGGCGGAAGGCGCCCGCCTATTCCCCTCAGCGCGTGGTGGATTTCACCACAACGGCGACTCGCCCCATCCCACCTGCACCGGCACGCCGTTGACAAAGGACACGACATCGTTCTCGTCGATGCTGCCTGCCGTCACGAACTCCCAAAGGGTGCCGTCCGCTTTCAGGTACCGGCTCATCATGCCTCCAGCGGCGATTTGCACCACCCCGCTGGCGATCTGGCGAAGCGCCATGTCGGTGTAGATCGAATTGGACACCAGCGGCTTGATCACGTCGCGATTGGAAATCCACAGCGTGCCGTCCTTTTTCAGCATCAGCACGAAGGTCCCGCCGGCGGCGATCGCCGCCACATCAGTCAGAATCTGACTTGGCGCGAGAGCCTTCGGCGCGTCGTCGAGGAAGTTGTCGCCGTAAGTATAGCCGGTCACCCACACCGATCCATCCGTCTTCAAGAACGCACTGAAGACATCCCCCAGGGCGATCGCCTTCACGCCTCGCATCAGGAAGGTGGGCTTGCCTTGCTTGAGCGTGGTTCCGTCCCCCAGCTGCCCGCGGGAATTGGAGCCGGCGGTGAACACGCTGCCATCGGCGAGCAGAAACAAGCTGGAATAGACGCCCGCCGCGATCGCCGAGACTCCCGTCAGGGACACTTGCCCCGGCGTCTTCCGGTCGTTTTTCGTTCCGTCTCCCAGTTCGCCTGCGGAATTGTATCCCGTCGCCCAGGCGGTGCCGTCGGATTTCAGGAACAAGCTGTGACGGAATCCGGCAGAGACGGCCACGGCTCCCTCCATCACCTTCACCGGAGCGGACCTCGTTTCCAGGGTGCCGTCGCCCAGCTCGCCATCGAAGTTCCGGCCTGCGGCCCAGACAGTGCCATCCCCCTTGAGATAGAGGCTTCGCATCGAAACCGCCGAAACCGCACGCACCCCGCCGATGGTCTTCACCGGCGCACGCCGATCGGATGTGGTTCCGTCGCCGAGCTCCCCTTCGGAATTTCTCCCCGAGGCCCAAACGGAACTGTCCGTCTTGACCACCAGGGCGTGCATGTCGCACACGGAGAAGGTCAGGATGGACCCCGCCGCGGAACCGATCTGGCCGTTGCTTCCCGGCGTCACGGGACCCACGCCGACCTTGGTGGAATCCCCGGCGCCGGGACCGGTCGCTGCGCCAGAATTTGTCTCCTGGCAGGAAGAGAGGGCGATCAGCCCGATCCCGACCATCAGGCGGAGACTGTTCGAAAAACACGATGTGGATCCGGGGAATTTCGACAACAGCATGGATGGACAGCCTCTCACCATTGGTGAAGATGTGGCCTCCGACGATGTGGATCGCCGGAGCGAATGGGAAAGGTAGCGCCATCGCATCGCCTAGCCGCAATCGCTGCGATGCGGATTGCGCATCCGACCCATGCGAGCGGGAAACCTGGCCCAGGTCCTACCTTTGCCCACACCATGACCAGCCTCCGATCGCGATGGGCTTCCCTCTCGCCCGACCTCCGGAACTTCCTCCTGGCGCTGGCCACCTTCGGGTTCGGCATGTCGCTGTTCGACGCCATCTTCAACAACTTCCTGGATGCACGGTTCCATCTGAGCGGATTCCAACGCACCCTTCTGGAAGTGCCGCGCGAGGTGCCGGGGCTCTCCGTGGTGTTCGTGTCCGCCCTCCTGGCATTCCTTCCCTCCCGTCGATTGGTGGTTCTGGCAAGCCTCCTGAGCGGACTCGGGCTGGTGCTGCTGGGCACCTTGTCCAGCTCCTTTTACTGGATGATGCCGTGGCTGTTCCTGTACAGCATGGGACAACATCTGTTCATGCCCATCAGCCAAGCCATCGGGATGGAACTGGCCAAAGAGGGCAAGTCGGGCAAACGACTGGGCCAGATGAGCGCTCTGCGCAACGCCACCGCCATCGCGGGATCCGCGCTTGTGTTCGTGGGATTCCAGTTCTTCCACATGAGCTTTCTCACCACCCTGCTCCTCGCCGCCGCGAGCCTGCTGGTGGCCGGCTGGTTTTTCTGGCGGATGACTCCCGACAAGCCCCAGCCACAGAAGGCCCATCTGCGCCTGCACAAGGAATACCGGCTCTACTACCTGCTGGCGATCCTATTCGGGACGCGCAAGCAATTGTTCCTCACTTTCGCGCCTTGGGTTCTGGTGACCATCTTCGAGCAACCCACTTCGATGATCGCTCGCCTCCTGACCATCGGCGGGGTGGTGGGAATCGCCATCCAGCCTCTGGTGGGAAAGATGATCGACACCAAAGGCGAGCGCTTCGCCCTTTCGCTGGAAGCGGTCCTGTTGGCCTTCGTGTGCGCCGGGTACGCGCTCTCCAAGGATTTCTTTCCGCCCTCGGTGGCCTTGGTGCTGGTGGCTGTTTGTTTCCTGCTGGACCAGACCTTGATGAGTTTCAACATCGCGCGATCCACCTACCTGAAGAAGATCGCCCTGGAGCCATCGCACATCACCCCCACGCTGACCATGGCCGTCAGCATCGATCACATTTTTTCCATCAGCATCGCGCTGTTGGGCGGCTTGCTATGGCGACAATTCGGATATCAGGCGGTGTTCATCGCCGGCATCGCGCTCTCTGCCGGAAATTGGTTCGCCGCCCGTCGCATGCGCCACTGAGCAGGTTGCATCCATTCGTCCTGAGGAGGGGGCGCAGCCACCTTCTCGAAGGGCGAGGTTAGTTTCAGAAATATCGTGACGCCACGCTAGATGGGCTTCCAAAGCGACACCGTTGCCCTTCGAGACGAGCCTTCGGCTCTCCTCAGGACGAACGGTGTCTTTCGCGAAGCACGAGCGAGCCTTCGCTTCCTCTGTCCGATCACTCCGGTCTTGGCGAATCCGCCACGTCGGTCCCGAATCGTCCCACGTCGTCTTTTCCGAAAAACCGGCGATAGACCACGAACACCAATCCCAACGCCAGAATCAGTCCGATCAACGCGAACTTCTTCCCGGCCAGCAATCCTCCGAGCACGACCTTGAAGAAGCCCGACTTCGCCGCGACTTGTGCACCTCCGGCCACCAAAACAGACAACCCCGCCTGGGAAATCTTGTCGCCGGTCTTGAAGTCGGCATACGTGTTGCCCGCAGTGAACTTGGCATACGGGAAGAGGTCCTTCATGCCCACCTTCACCTCTTTGAGCTTGCCGATGCGACTGACCGCACTCAAGCTCAAGATCCCCTCACGCCCCAGGATCCGCACGCCATAGTTGAGACGATTTTCGCCGGAACCCTGCCCGAACTCCTTGGCCCAGAACAGCGTCTTGGACGCGGCATCGTAGGTGGGGCGCTCCGCCCAGCCCACCAAGCTCAAGGATTGTCCGCCATTGGCCACACGCTCGGCATTGGATTCCTGTGTCGCTTTCTGCAGGGCGGTCAGCAACTCGTCGTAGTTGATGGAGGCCGCGTCCTTGTCGTCCACATGGCCTTGGTCGTCGTAGGACACCACCACCGACCAGGAATCGGCACCGACCGGCTCTTGTCCGGGGGCGAACACCATGCCCAGTTGGTTGTCGGCGGCAAACGGAGGATTCCCCCACAGGTCCACCAGCACCTTGCGGGTTTCTCCAGAATCCAGGTACCGATATCCTTTAGGGAGCGCCAACTCCATCTTTCCGCCCAACAGCGAGACCTTGCCGGTCTGCCATTTCAGGCCCGCCAAGGTGGATTCCAGCACGGCGTCCAGCGAATCTTCCGCCGACACCCTGCCGGAATCTGGGGCGGGACCCGAGACGGCAAGAAGCAGTGAAATCAACGCAGGGAGAATGTTCATGGAGAGAAACCTAATCACAGGGGTTTGATTTTTCGATCTTCCGGTTCTATGTCCGGACTGTACCTCGTCGATGCCATGGCTCTAGCATACCGTTCTTTTTACGCGTTGATGCGCACGGGAATGCGTTCCCCCGACGGAAGACCCACCACGGCCGTCCACGGATTCGCCCACGCGTTGCTTCGGGTGGTGGAAACACGCTCTCCCACCCACATGGCCATCGCCCGGGATCTGCCCGGCCCCACTTTCCGTCACGACGACTATCCGCTCTACAAGGCCCAGCGCCAGCCGATGCCGGACGACCTGCGCGCGCAGATCCCGCTGGTGGAAGAACTCGCCGCGTCTTGCGGCCTGCCCTTGGTCTCCAAGGAACGCCACGAGGCGGACGACGTGATGGCCACCTACACGCGCCTGGCCAAGGCCGAGGGCATTCCTGTCTTTCTGATGACCCGCGACAAGGACCTGATGCAATTGGTCTGCGACGGGGTTCGCCTCTACGATCCCGGCCGCGGCAGCGAACGTCCGGAAGAGATCGATCCCGATTGGGTGCGCGCCAAGTTCGGCGTGGGCCCGGCGCAAGTGCGCGATTGGCTCGCCTTGGTGGGCGACGCCTCCGACAACGTTCCTGGTGTGCCCAAGGTGGGCGAAAAGACCGCCACCGAACTGTTGTCGCTCTACCCCGACATCGAGACCATCTACGCGAATCTGGACACCATCGGCGAGAAGAAGAAGGCCGTCCGCAAGAACCTGGAAGAGGGACGCGAATCGATGCGCCTCTCGCGCCACCTGGTGACCCTGGTGGACAACCTCGATCTTCCCTCCGTATCGTCGCTGGAGTTCAAGGGCCTGGACATCCCCCGGATGCGCCAGTTCATGTCCGACCTGGGGATGCGAACCCTCGTGGCCCAGCTAGACAAGCTCGCCGGCGGCGCCCCGGCGCGCGCGAGCCATCCGGAGACGCAAGGGCTGGATCTTTTCTCGCAGGCGGGAGAGGATCCCGCTCCGACCGCCCCGGAAGCCAAGCCCGCAGCGAACCTGCAGATTCTGTCCGACGACTCCGACATTTCCTTCTGCACCGGAATCCTTCGGTCGGTGGACAAGGTCGCGCTCTCACCCTGGCTCTCCGAAACCGGAGTCTTGTTGGGAATGGGATTGTCGTGGAGCGAAGGGATCGGTCGATTTCTGCCGACTCCGGACGGCGTCCTCCCCGACGCGTTGCGGAGCCTCCTTTCCGACGCATCGCGGCGTTGGATCGCCCATGATTCCAAGCTCCTGCGCCGTACGCTGGGCGCGCACGGCCTGGAAGTGGCGGGCGTGGTGGAGGATGTCCAACTGGCCGCCTACCTCATGGCTCCCGGCGATCGCGCCCTGGCCATGGAGCGGATCGCCCAGGCGCGCGCAACCCGCGTGCTCCGCTCGCGGGAAGATATTCTGGGTGGAGCCAGAAATCGGCGCAAGGCATCCGAGATCCCCCAGGAGGAACTCTGCGCGCACGCGGCCGGTGCCGCCGAGGCCATGTTCATCTCCTGGGAGAAGCTCTCTGCGCTCTTGGCCAAGGAAAATTTGGACGGCATCTACCGCACATTGGAACTTCCGCTCTCCGCGATCCTGCGGCGCATGGAAGACCAGGGCATCTGCCTGGACAAGGACCTGTTCGCATCGTTGGGTCAGGAATTGACCACCACCATCGCGGATCTGGAAAAGCGCTGCCAGGAACTGGCCGGCAAGGAATTCAACGTGGGATCGCCCCGCCAGCTGGCGGAGATCCTGTTCGACCACCTGGGCCTCAAAGCGGGCCGCAAGACAGAGACCGGCCAACGCTCGACAGATTCCGACACACTGGAAAGCTTGAAGGCCGAACACGCCCTCCCTGGGCTGGTGTTGGAGCATCGCGAAGTGACCAAGCTGCTGGGCACCTACGTGGAGCCCTTGCCGCTTCTTGCTGACAATCAAGGCCGTGTGCACACCACCTTCCACCAGACGGTGGCCGCCACGGGCCGCTTGTCCAGCATGGATCCCAACCTCCAGAACATCCCCATCCGCGGAGAACTGGGCAGACGCATCCGCGGCGGATTCATCGCCTCCCCCGGCCACGTTCTGGTGTCGGCGGACTATTCCCAGATCGAGCTGCGCCTGTTGGCGCACCTTTCCGGCGACGACGTCTTGCGCGAAGTCTACCGCGCCGGCGAAGACGTCCACGCCCGCACGGCAGCGCGTGTCCACGGCGTGGCCCCAGCCGAAGTGACCCCTGACCAACGCCGCGCGGCGAAGGTGGTGAATTTTGGTGTGGTCTACGGCATGGGCCCTCATGCCCTCGCCCAACAGACCGGACTTCCCTACGCGGAGGCCAAACGGTTCATCGAAGGGTATTTCGCGGCCTATCCGCGTGTGAAGCCCTACATGGAAGAAGTCCTGGAAGCCGCCCGTCGCGACGGCTACGTGTCCACGCTTCTCGGGCGAAAGCGCTGGATCCGCGAGATCAACGACAAGAACCGCGTGTTCCGCGAACGGGCCGAGCGCGAAGCGGTGAACACCCCGGTGCAGGGAAGCGCGGCGGACCTGGTGAAACTGGCCATGCTCGCCGTGGACGAATCCATCCGCCAAGGCCTACCCGCCCGGCAGCTGCTGCAAGTCCACGACGAACTGGTCCTGGAATGCCCGACAGAATCTGCCCAATCCGTGGCCGCCGAGGTCAAGCGCCGGATGGAGGGAGCCATGGAGCTTTCCATCCCGCTGGTGGTGGAAACGGGAATCGGCCCCAACTGGGGGGCGGCGCACTAGGGCGCAAAAATCCGGTCGAGTCCGGATCCGTTCACCACATTGCCTCCGCCCTTGCGTGCATGGGCTCGCGAAGCGGTCAGAAACCACGCGCGCTCGAAGGTTTCGGACCCGATGCTTTTCGCGAATGCATCCATCCCTTTGGCGTCGCCATCCTTTCCGGATTCGCGCGCCTTGCATTCCACCGCCACCAGTCCCCGCGGCGACTCCACCACGAAATCCACTTCGTTGCCTTGGACATCCCTCCACCAATGGATGGGGGAGCTCACATGTCCGCGATTGCGAAACCAACCGTGGATCTGGGCGAAGGCCCATGTTTCCCAGATCGCCCCCCAATGCGGCGAGGCCTGCATCTGCGAGGGCGAGGAAATCCCCAGAAGATGGCAGAGCAGACCAGTATCTGTCATGTATGACTTCGGGGTGCGGATGATGCGCTTGGTCTGGTTTCGAAACCACGGCTCCACCGACACCACCAATCCCGAGGTCTCCAACACGGAAAACCAGGATCGGACCGTGTTGGGCGATATCCCGACATCGCGGGAAAGATCGGCGAAATTCAACATCTGGCCCGATCGCAACGCCAACACGCGCAGGAAACGGGCGAAATCGCGCAGGTTGTGCACAGACAAAAGATTGCGAACATCGCGTTCCAGATAGGTCGCCACATAGCTGGGAAGCCACAGGTGCGGCGCCTGGTTGGGTTCGGCGTGCAACGCCGGGAAACCGCCCTTCCAAACCAGCTCTGGAAGATTCGTTTTTCGGCCATCCGCTTCCAGCTCTTCGCGCGTGAATCCCCCCAGATCCAACAATCCGACCCGACCCGCCAATGACTCGGAAACCCCTTGCATCAGACTGAACTTCTGGCTTCCCGTGAGGAGAAGCCGACCCGGCCGCCGATCGCGATCCACCCACGCCTTGATGTACCGAAACAATCCCGGGACGTATTGAACCTCGTCCAGAATGGTTCCGTCGGCGAGACCCGCCAAAAATTCCTGAGGCGCAGCCTCGGCGGACTCCGCCAATGTGGGATCATCCAAGGTGAGGTAGGGTGCCTTGGGAAACAGGCTGGTGAGGAGCGTGGTCTTGCCCACCTGGCGTGCTCCGGTCACCAGCACCACTGGATGCGTCTTTACCAAGTCCCGAAGGTGTCCCACTGCGATTCTGGCAACCGTCATTTATGATAATATGCAATTCAATTGCCGATTATCGCAACACTCAATCCCGCCAAAACACCATTGGATTGGGAATGGTGGCCACGTTTCCACCCGGCAGACGGGTTGGGTATTCAAAGAACGCCCTACCCTTGAGGGCCCGGAACCCTGCCTTGGCCCACAGCGGCACCGGCATGCCAAAGTGCCGGGGACGCGACGGATGGTCCAACGGGCGATCCACCGCCATCAGGCAGCAATGCGCGAAGCCCAATCGTTTTCCTTCCGCGCGCACGGCCTCGAGCAAGGCGCTTCCCACGCCACGGCCTTGGAAGGAGGGCTCCACCAGCAGTTCGCCCAGATAGAACAGGGCGGCCGGATCCAGGCCTGCATCTGCCAATAATTGTCTGGCCGGCTTGAGGATGTACTTGTCCTGCGCCAAGGGGATCGCCGTGGCGAGTCCCGCGAAAGCACCGTCCACCAGAGCCTCCACCACCATCGCCCCCGATTTGGCCTGGAAAGCCTCGAAGTATTCCTTCTCGTATTCCGGGACACCCACATACAGGTACGGGTATTCGGAAAACAGGCGGATGCGCATCTCCACCACCCTTTCAAGGGCCATG
This DNA window, taken from Fibrobacterota bacterium, encodes the following:
- a CDS encoding HD domain-containing protein, which codes for MTPAERAAWEGRFLTFLSREGAKADAAHDLGHVRRVVGSAMDLCPQESADPDIVFAAAWLHDCVAVPKDSPLRSQASRLCAAAASEFLREAGWAPSQIPSIHHAIEAHSFSAGIDPNTVEARVVQDADRLDALGAHGLARCIATGASMGTGLVHPTDPWARDRPLDDVRWSVDHFFAKLFKLPAMMRTEAGRAEAERRAEVLRVFLRELARERGEAAPV
- a CDS encoding alpha/beta hydrolase, producing MSNASPSPLQSRVGKISCLVAILSGVGFCQTRTADQNYVGDGKAYHNLDVYIPTKTADKYPVLIYVYGSAWMSNSGKGSSASAIGNAVLKSGYAVVQPNHRSSSDAKFPAQIQDIKAVVRWVRANAAKYKFDTSFIAISGESSGGHLTALTGTSGGVKSKTVGSATADIEGALGPNTAFSSSVHAAADWFGPTTLVKMDSCGSSMDHSGASSPEGMLLGGATQSMKDLVALANPITYVDAKDPPFFIVHGTSDQTVPLCESHFLDVALRAAGVPSKFTKVSGGGHGTGTTVEPYLGQMVTFLEEARKSGQSGLRARWRPADHIQASGFDALGRKFCQDGPIRPAQPRLAPAPVP
- a CDS encoding TIGR02147 family protein translates to MRPVFEYLDYRKYLNDSYLERREGDPELSYRRLGEQLGLDGSNFYKIVHGKSHLPVRCQSRVVEFLGLSSREAEYFQLLVAYARERGAKGRAEVLERARRMQDVARKSLESRELLFYRDWWTSVVRSLLEVHEGRAVFEELAANVSPPIPPREAQASFELLVELGLVKRAGSGRWKLSDLHLTAGGEAKAQSVHAYQRQILQLAVESLHRYSKDLRDVSTLTIPVDGPSFEAIGEILRECRRQIQKQAESTAKPDRVMQLAMAFFPVSEIAKERK
- a CDS encoding MFS transporter; translated protein: MTSLRSRWASLSPDLRNFLLALATFGFGMSLFDAIFNNFLDARFHLSGFQRTLLEVPREVPGLSVVFVSALLAFLPSRRLVVLASLLSGLGLVLLGTLSSSFYWMMPWLFLYSMGQHLFMPISQAIGMELAKEGKSGKRLGQMSALRNATAIAGSALVFVGFQFFHMSFLTTLLLAAASLLVAGWFFWRMTPDKPQPQKAHLRLHKEYRLYYLLAILFGTRKQLFLTFAPWVLVTIFEQPTSMIARLLTIGGVVGIAIQPLVGKMIDTKGERFALSLEAVLLAFVCAGYALSKDFFPPSVALVLVAVCFLLDQTLMSFNIARSTYLKKIALEPSHITPTLTMAVSIDHIFSISIALLGGLLWRQFGYQAVFIAGIALSAGNWFAARRMRH
- a CDS encoding DUF2167 domain-containing protein — translated: MNILPALISLLLAVSGPAPDSGRVSAEDSLDAVLESTLAGLKWQTGKVSLLGGKMELALPKGYRYLDSGETRKVLVDLWGNPPFAADNQLGMVFAPGQEPVGADSWSVVVSYDDQGHVDDKDAASINYDELLTALQKATQESNAERVANGGQSLSLVGWAERPTYDAASKTLFWAKEFGQGSGENRLNYGVRILGREGILSLSAVSRIGKLKEVKVGMKDLFPYAKFTAGNTYADFKTGDKISQAGLSVLVAGGAQVAAKSGFFKVVLGGLLAGKKFALIGLILALGLVFVVYRRFFGKDDVGRFGTDVADSPRPE
- the polA gene encoding DNA polymerase I; translation: MALAYRSFYALMRTGMRSPDGRPTTAVHGFAHALLRVVETRSPTHMAIARDLPGPTFRHDDYPLYKAQRQPMPDDLRAQIPLVEELAASCGLPLVSKERHEADDVMATYTRLAKAEGIPVFLMTRDKDLMQLVCDGVRLYDPGRGSERPEEIDPDWVRAKFGVGPAQVRDWLALVGDASDNVPGVPKVGEKTATELLSLYPDIETIYANLDTIGEKKKAVRKNLEEGRESMRLSRHLVTLVDNLDLPSVSSLEFKGLDIPRMRQFMSDLGMRTLVAQLDKLAGGAPARASHPETQGLDLFSQAGEDPAPTAPEAKPAANLQILSDDSDISFCTGILRSVDKVALSPWLSETGVLLGMGLSWSEGIGRFLPTPDGVLPDALRSLLSDASRRWIAHDSKLLRRTLGAHGLEVAGVVEDVQLAAYLMAPGDRALAMERIAQARATRVLRSREDILGGARNRRKASEIPQEELCAHAAGAAEAMFISWEKLSALLAKENLDGIYRTLELPLSAILRRMEDQGICLDKDLFASLGQELTTTIADLEKRCQELAGKEFNVGSPRQLAEILFDHLGLKAGRKTETGQRSTDSDTLESLKAEHALPGLVLEHREVTKLLGTYVEPLPLLADNQGRVHTTFHQTVAATGRLSSMDPNLQNIPIRGELGRRIRGGFIASPGHVLVSADYSQIELRLLAHLSGDDVLREVYRAGEDVHARTAARVHGVAPAEVTPDQRRAAKVVNFGVVYGMGPHALAQQTGLPYAEAKRFIEGYFAAYPRVKPYMEEVLEAARRDGYVSTLLGRKRWIREINDKNRVFRERAEREAVNTPVQGSAADLVKLAMLAVDESIRQGLPARQLLQVHDELVLECPTESAQSVAAEVKRRMEGAMELSIPLVVETGIGPNWGAAH
- a CDS encoding ATP-binding protein translates to MTVARIAVGHLRDLVKTHPVVLVTGARQVGKTTLLTSLFPKAPYLTLDDPTLAESAEAAPQEFLAGLADGTILDEVQYVPGLFRYIKAWVDRDRRPGRLLLTGSQKFSLMQGVSESLAGRVGLLDLGGFTREELEADGRKTNLPELVWKGGFPALHAEPNQAPHLWLPSYVATYLERDVRNLLSVHNLRDFARFLRVLALRSGQMLNFADLSRDVGISPNTVRSWFSVLETSGLVVSVEPWFRNQTKRIIRTPKSYMTDTGLLCHLLGISSPSQMQASPHWGAIWETWAFAQIHGWFRNRGHVSSPIHWWRDVQGNEVDFVVESPRGLVAVECKARESGKDGDAKGMDAFAKSIGSETFERAWFLTASRAHARKGGGNVVNGSGLDRIFAP
- a CDS encoding GNAT family N-acetyltransferase gives rise to the protein MGIELNTRTGADLAMALERVVEMRIRLFSEYPYLYVGVPEYEKEYFEAFQAKSGAMVVEALVDGAFAGLATAIPLAQDKYILKPARQLLADAGLDPAALFYLGELLVEPSFQGRGVGSALLEAVRAEGKRLGFAHCCLMAVDRPLDHPSRPRHFGMPVPLWAKAGFRALKGRAFFEYPTRLPGGNVATIPNPMVFWRD